The following proteins are encoded in a genomic region of Sorangiineae bacterium MSr12523:
- a CDS encoding pirin family protein, whose translation MARPILAVRPLGFPWETPDPFLFCVHHRDAYPAGNEHLGPAASLAGRNLGQDFEIKDGWRMYHGNVVPGFPQHPHRGFETVTIVRHGYVDHSDSLGATARFGPGDVQWLTAGEGVVHSEMFPLIHRDAPNTLELFQIWLNLPGEDKLAPPHFSMLWNNDVPHANFVDGAGRTTDVTLVAGSLDGKRPPPPPARSWAARPDTDVAIWCIRMDAHAAWTLPHATHPAAVRQLYFFRGDALRVADDAIDQHAAIRLDASADVSLVAGKTECEMLLLQGRPIAEPVVQYGPFVMNTRAEIERAIRDYQRTQFGGWPWPKDDPVHERDAGRFARHIDGRIEKPVRDYP comes from the coding sequence ATGGCCCGACCCATCCTTGCCGTCCGTCCCCTTGGTTTCCCTTGGGAGACGCCGGATCCGTTTCTCTTTTGTGTCCACCACCGCGACGCATACCCCGCGGGCAACGAGCACCTGGGGCCGGCGGCGTCGCTCGCCGGGCGCAACCTTGGTCAGGACTTCGAGATCAAGGACGGCTGGCGCATGTACCACGGGAACGTGGTGCCGGGTTTTCCGCAGCATCCGCACCGTGGGTTCGAGACGGTCACCATCGTGCGGCATGGCTACGTCGATCATTCCGATTCGCTTGGCGCCACCGCGCGCTTCGGTCCGGGCGACGTGCAATGGCTCACCGCAGGCGAGGGCGTGGTGCACTCGGAGATGTTCCCGCTGATCCATCGGGACGCGCCGAACACCCTGGAGCTGTTCCAAATTTGGTTGAACCTCCCGGGCGAGGACAAGCTCGCACCCCCGCATTTCTCCATGCTGTGGAACAACGACGTGCCGCACGCGAACTTCGTCGACGGTGCAGGTCGAACGACGGACGTCACGTTGGTTGCGGGCTCCCTCGATGGCAAGCGCCCTCCGCCCCCGCCTGCGCGCTCCTGGGCCGCTCGCCCCGATACGGACGTGGCCATCTGGTGCATCCGCATGGACGCGCACGCGGCGTGGACTTTGCCGCACGCGACCCATCCTGCGGCGGTGCGGCAGCTCTATTTCTTCCGCGGCGATGCCTTGCGTGTCGCAGACGACGCCATCGATCAGCACGCGGCCATTCGCCTCGACGCGAGCGCCGACGTTTCGCTGGTCGCCGGCAAGACGGAGTGCGAAATGCTCCTTCTGCAAGGCCGCCCCATCGCCGAGCCGGTGGTGCAGTATGGCCCCTTCGTCATGAACACGCGCGCGGAAATCGAGCGGGCCATCCGCGACTACCAGCGCACCCAATTCGGTGGATGGCCCTGGCCCAAAGACGATCCCGTGCACGAGCGCGACGCAGGCCGATTCGCACGCCATATCGACGGCCGCATCGAAAAACCAGTCAGGGACTACCCCTGA
- the thpR gene encoding RNA 2',3'-cyclic phosphodiesterase: protein MRAFVALDLDPATRARFAEPLATLRQSRSVRCVDPERMHLTVKFLGDISEEQASAVAQALQFLEAQAGPRIHQATFTGFPQLRRARVLAFELADDGTCAHLASLVETALEPLGFPREGRLFRPHVTLARCRQPIDALTFRDFSVAPIALEATWTELTLYRSHLTPPPPRYEPIHRVSLGAPRLAPPSH from the coding sequence ATGCGCGCCTTCGTTGCGCTCGACCTGGACCCGGCCACGCGGGCCCGTTTTGCCGAGCCACTCGCAACCCTGCGGCAGTCACGTTCCGTGCGGTGCGTGGATCCCGAGCGGATGCACCTCACCGTGAAATTCCTGGGCGATATTTCCGAGGAGCAGGCCTCCGCCGTCGCGCAGGCGTTGCAATTTCTGGAAGCGCAGGCCGGCCCCCGCATTCACCAGGCCACCTTCACGGGCTTTCCGCAACTGCGGCGTGCCCGCGTTCTTGCCTTCGAGCTCGCCGATGATGGCACGTGCGCCCATCTCGCCTCCCTCGTCGAGACGGCGCTCGAGCCGCTCGGCTTTCCCCGCGAAGGGCGCCTCTTTCGCCCGCACGTCACACTCGCGCGCTGCCGGCAACCCATCGATGCCCTCACCTTTCGCGATTTCAGCGTTGCGCCCATCGCGCTGGAGGCCACCTGGACCGAGCTCACGCTCTACCGGAGCCACCTCACGCCGCCTCCGCCTCGTTACGAACCGATCCATCGTGTCTCGCTCGGTGCCCCTCGCCTCGCGCCGCCCTCGCACTAG
- a CDS encoding oligopeptide:H+ symporter, which produces MATANPPVSQTKSFSTIFLIELWERFGYYGMQAVMVVYMIEKLGFSDSKANLTWGAFTALVYAAPAIGGWVGDKILGSRRTMTMGAIILAIGYLLLSVPSEDMYFLYWALGVIVVGNGFFKANSGNLVRKIYEGDDSKIDAAFTIYYMAVNIGSTASILLTPWIKVHWGWLSAFAVCCGGLLVGLVNYFFMRRTLSRIGSPPDDQPIHKGKLAIVLGVGFATTFVVAMVLQNQAVAKACIWLAGIIVLAIFGYLIAKVDRSERAGLLAALVLTAQTLLFFIFYQQMSTSLTLFGVRNVDPNFSIFGVHLFTWIPEQFQALNPIWIMVASPILAWAYTALGKRGKDLPIAGKFALGFVVVAIGFFIYGISGNFAVNGIVSSWFMVWGYGFYSLGELFVSALGLAMIARYVPARMGGFMMGAYYVATGLSQYMGSVIANFASVPEDMKDPVQSLPLYTDLFNKLGFLAVGGTLLAIVLLPLMKRLSESHHGSSAPVKDAAAAEAAE; this is translated from the coding sequence ATGGCAACCGCGAATCCGCCCGTGTCCCAGACCAAGTCGTTCAGTACCATCTTCCTCATCGAGCTCTGGGAGCGCTTTGGCTATTACGGCATGCAGGCCGTGATGGTCGTGTACATGATCGAGAAGCTCGGCTTCTCGGACAGCAAGGCCAACCTGACCTGGGGAGCCTTCACGGCGTTGGTTTACGCGGCACCGGCCATCGGCGGATGGGTCGGCGACAAGATTCTAGGGTCGCGGCGCACCATGACCATGGGTGCGATCATCCTGGCCATCGGATACCTGCTGCTCTCCGTCCCGTCGGAGGACATGTACTTCCTCTACTGGGCGCTGGGCGTCATCGTCGTGGGCAATGGCTTCTTCAAAGCCAACTCCGGAAACCTCGTACGCAAGATCTACGAGGGTGACGATTCGAAGATCGATGCGGCGTTCACCATCTATTACATGGCCGTCAACATCGGCTCGACCGCGTCGATCCTGCTGACGCCGTGGATCAAGGTGCACTGGGGATGGCTCTCGGCGTTCGCGGTGTGCTGCGGTGGCCTCTTGGTGGGCTTGGTGAATTACTTTTTCATGCGCCGAACCTTGTCGCGCATCGGCTCGCCGCCGGATGACCAGCCGATTCACAAAGGCAAACTCGCCATCGTGCTCGGCGTTGGCTTCGCGACCACGTTCGTCGTGGCGATGGTGCTGCAGAACCAAGCCGTGGCCAAGGCGTGCATCTGGCTGGCCGGCATCATCGTTCTCGCGATTTTCGGTTACCTCATCGCCAAGGTGGATCGCAGCGAGCGTGCGGGCTTGCTCGCGGCGTTGGTGCTCACCGCGCAGACATTGCTCTTCTTCATCTTTTACCAGCAGATGTCCACGTCGCTCACGCTGTTCGGTGTGCGCAACGTCGATCCGAACTTCTCGATCTTCGGCGTTCACCTCTTCACGTGGATCCCGGAGCAGTTTCAGGCGCTCAATCCGATTTGGATCATGGTGGCCAGCCCCATTCTGGCTTGGGCGTACACCGCGCTGGGCAAGCGCGGAAAGGACCTGCCCATCGCCGGCAAGTTCGCGCTCGGCTTCGTGGTCGTGGCCATTGGCTTTTTCATCTATGGAATCAGCGGCAACTTCGCGGTGAACGGCATCGTGTCGTCGTGGTTCATGGTGTGGGGTTACGGCTTCTATTCGCTGGGTGAGCTCTTCGTGAGCGCGCTCGGCCTGGCCATGATCGCGCGCTACGTGCCGGCCCGCATGGGCGGGTTCATGATGGGCGCGTATTACGTGGCGACGGGCCTTTCGCAATACATGGGCAGCGTGATTGCCAACTTCGCCAGCGTGCCCGAGGACATGAAGGATCCCGTTCAGAGCTTGCCGCTCTACACGGACCTGTTCAACAAGCTGGGCTTCCTCGCCGTGGGTGGCACCTTGTTGGCCATCGTTCTTCTGCCGTTGATGAAGCGCCTCTCCGAGAGCCACCACGGGTCCAGCGCGCCAGTCAAGGATGCGGCGGCCGCGGAAGCCGCGGAGTAA